DNA sequence from the Sediminibacillus dalangtanensis genome:
AATACTTTATCGTTTACTTTGAAAGGGGGTGAATGAAATGGCAGATACATTCGAGCGTGTTAAGAAAATCGTAGTAGATCGTCTGGATGTGGAAGAATCAAAAGTAACGATGGAAGCTTCCTTCAAAGATGATTTGGAAGCTGATTCATTGGATGTTGTGGAATTGGTTATGGAATTGGAAGACGAATTCGACATGGAGATTTCTGATGAGGAAGCGGAAAAAATTGAAACAGTAGGTGATGCTGTTAATTACATAAACAGCATTCAATAATAAATAGT
Encoded proteins:
- a CDS encoding acyl carrier protein is translated as MADTFERVKKIVVDRLDVEESKVTMEASFKDDLEADSLDVVELVMELEDEFDMEISDEEAEKIETVGDAVNYINSIQ